One genomic region from Muriicola soli encodes:
- a CDS encoding DUF4910 domain-containing protein — MKKSIWLVFLVAILSCKQEPVKVYTLRDDVSFLASDSLKGRETGTANELMAAGYLSWRMEELGLDPAGNAGTYFQTFTFKPKKDPHQEIQYVEASDSTITGTNVIGFIDNNAANTVILGAHYDHLGMGGQGSLYRGDAAIHNGADDNASGVAVLMQLAKKLKESELKGNNYLFMAFSGEEIGLLGSNYFAKNPTVELEKVNYMINMDMVGRLRESKVLSVSGTGTAPIWPQVLNSSNQDFELVLQESGVGPSDHTSFYLQDIPVLHFFTGQHEDYHKPTDDADKLNYEGMEKITSYIMEVIAELNDDDKLVFQKTKNESEEVPRFKVALGVIPDYLFDGEGMRIDGVSEEKPAQKAGLQKGDVVVQMGDSTVVDMMSYMRALSAFEEGDNTTVVVDRKGEKISVKITF, encoded by the coding sequence ATGAAAAAAAGTATTTGGCTTGTTTTTCTTGTAGCAATTCTATCCTGCAAGCAAGAACCGGTAAAAGTATATACCCTAAGAGATGATGTGAGTTTCCTTGCCAGTGATTCCCTAAAAGGGAGGGAAACAGGCACAGCGAATGAACTTATGGCTGCGGGCTATCTGTCCTGGAGGATGGAGGAATTAGGATTGGATCCTGCCGGAAATGCAGGCACCTACTTTCAAACCTTTACGTTTAAACCCAAAAAGGATCCCCATCAGGAAATACAATACGTGGAAGCTTCAGACAGCACTATAACGGGCACAAACGTCATTGGTTTTATAGACAATAATGCGGCTAATACAGTTATCCTGGGAGCGCATTATGACCATCTTGGGATGGGAGGCCAAGGCTCACTCTACCGGGGAGACGCGGCCATCCACAATGGGGCCGATGACAATGCAAGCGGGGTAGCCGTCTTAATGCAGTTGGCAAAAAAACTCAAAGAGAGTGAACTCAAAGGCAATAACTATCTTTTCATGGCTTTTTCAGGAGAGGAAATCGGCCTGCTGGGGTCAAATTACTTTGCAAAGAACCCCACAGTGGAGCTTGAGAAGGTGAATTATATGATCAACATGGACATGGTGGGCCGACTAAGAGAGAGCAAGGTGCTTTCTGTTAGCGGTACGGGTACAGCGCCAATTTGGCCTCAGGTTCTCAATTCCTCAAATCAGGACTTTGAACTGGTACTCCAGGAATCCGGCGTAGGCCCTTCAGACCACACCTCTTTTTACCTGCAGGACATTCCAGTCCTACATTTCTTTACAGGGCAGCACGAGGACTACCACAAGCCCACAGATGATGCTGACAAACTCAACTATGAAGGGATGGAAAAGATCACTTCGTATATCATGGAAGTGATCGCAGAATTGAATGACGATGATAAGCTGGTCTTCCAGAAAACCAAAAATGAGAGCGAAGAAGTTCCTCGCTTTAAAGTAGCTCTTGGAGTGATTCCTGATTATCTCTTCGATGGGGAAGGTATGCGCATCGACGGGGTAAGCGAAGAAAAACCGGCACAAAAAGCCGGATTGCAAAAAGGCGATGTTGTGGTTCAAATGGGAGATAGTACAGTAGTAGATATGATGAGTTATATGCGTGCGCTTTCGGCCTTTGAAGAAGGAGACAACACTACAGTAGTTGTAGACAGGAAGGGAGAAAAAATCAGCGTAAAAATAACTTT